The proteins below are encoded in one region of Drosophila santomea strain STO CAGO 1482 chromosome 2R, Prin_Dsan_1.1, whole genome shotgun sequence:
- the LOC120445884 gene encoding tudor domain-containing protein 7B isoform X2, giving the protein MVRQQKSSKSKSISKPTPAAQRALSQKTNYGSNFNNNHHQNKQQNYQQPQERYCQKQPQYWQPNYFQQQQQAQQLQQQYYQQTQQQTQQQYQQQRARKDTNWNRQKEEEQRRKKELELQEQAKRNKEIKEAAERVKQAKAKQERDLKDIIEQELKAKIKQIEEEFSEQLQTIKKNQEQELNRLRKELKEQDQAQRTKEVEEQTRVEKDNRDQEAQEVTMRAAKLDQEKILVTIANNKAPAMNGHGANHVKANGQAKYNDGKPPLRAILGNSASQRQQDTSSVFHTPESTFKRPLHPRVMHPGQQRSTGVSVNHRLKVTPQSDAIAPAGAPITPPASPENAQTTAAAKAPYKEDILRVQGGQVQTGKVVNKPKAKVPLKFDPSFDPVSTLNHYCEANDFEKPAYNIFNKPPHLHCSVRIAGDVYSSYPQEFTDRETACQRTAQIAIQRIQHAESHLKRSACTFNDAEFIDGLYKELLKYPHGILGHKLEDWYGSTFRQHLPSHWYDLIIESNKIRVEHGIDPRIILFANDPGSSEPVRISTNTLPQLILPWQSSEGGSHDWNMFISYCDSTKRVWARMIDQIANFEELTKHMGRQMESPLFRQKVCKPHVQEVYLVEIPDGWNRVRVISVDEENCSCRCHFVDFGDVATFHFEDLFQCPPQFLVLPAQAVCLSMYALDKFEDHPHAQQVLTKELDGQTVVAHVLTTEKKFLELGGAAQGVVENGNRRACLVATLYDTSTAEDIHLNDLVASRITKCTPAPSLSDEKKIGKTTPILVSHINDDGDLMVLLRNDDFKFVERSIAQTVADLGAQDRVTYSDLLHDRHIFVCDESVDGVKQWFRGRLVTRPLNPEEETFDVYYVDDGRQRKTHISNIYRLEANNRALATFPPQAIPVRLHDVPAIAGQMLGRLRGLIPSRTEALLKVVAKDGAKPLVNVFIREDPESMYMCVNIGLRLEFEMASSIHPEKYDHTLQSSNVQLPRRGSFSSVLSSQSSSSDLVATTPPVTPQKTPSARSGASTFSSLMLKDYEAIPAVGAYFEVRVALSINPGHFAVQPYKCYNQLQTLMKDLQEHCQEPAAKGVQPSQLAIGEAYAAPDSEGVYHRVSIHKIYDEIIHVRFVDVGDDGVIACDQLKTLNPELRKLPKMALPAQLYGIQLTDVVWSKENCVRFRQLSLGQKFIGIVRRMTKQKDGARALCLELVDTSTPKDIKLHEILINEKHAQPETKEV; this is encoded by the exons ATGGTACGCCAGCAGAAGTCCAGCAAGtccaaatcaatatcgaaGCCCACGCCAGCTGCCCAGCGAGCACTAAGTCAGAAGACCAACTACGGCTCTAACTTCAATAACAATCATCACCAAAATAAGCAGCAGAATTATCAGCAGCCGCAGGAACGGTATTGTCAGAAACAGCCGCAGTACTGGCAGCCCAATTacttccagcagcagcagcaggcacagCAGCTACAGCAGCAGTACTATCAACAAACCCAGCAGCAGACCCAGCAGCAGTACCAACAACAACGGGCACGTAAGGATACCAATTGGAACCGGCAGAAGGAAGAGGAGCAGCGTCGGAAAAAGGAACTTGAGCTGCAGGAGCAGGCTAAACggaataaagaaataaaggaAGCAGCTGAGCGCGTTAAGCAGGCGAAAGCCAAGCAAGAACGAGATCTAAAGGATATCATAGAACAAGAACTGAAGGCTAAGATCAAACAGATTGAAGAAGAGTTTTCAGAACAGCTGCAGACTATTAAGAAGAATCAGGAACAGGAGCTCAATAGGCTGAGAAAAGAGCTTAAGGAACAAGATCAAGCTCAAAGAACGAAGGAAGTCGAAGAACAGACGCGCGTAGAGAAAGATAACCGCGATCAGGAGGCTCAGGAGGTTACCATGCGAGCTGCAAAGTTGGATCAGGAAAAGATCCTTGTAACAATTGCCAACAACAAGGCACCAGCCATGAATGGACACGGTGCAAACCACGTTAAGGCTAACGGACAAGCCAAATACAATGACGGCAAACCTCCGCTGCGCGCAATACTAGGCAACAGTGCTTCGCAGCGCCAGCAAGATACGAGCAGCGTATTCCATACCCCTGAATCCACATTCAAACGGCCGCTTCATCCGCGAGTAATGCACCCTGGTCAGCAACGCTCCACGGGCGTCTCTGTGAATCACCGACTGAAAGTAACGCCGCAATCGGATGCAATCGCGCCAGCGGGAGCGCCCATTACTCCGCCAGCTTCGCCAGAAAATGCTCAAACAACAGCCGCTGCTAAAGCGCCGTACAAGGAAGATATCCTTCGAGTGCAAGGAGGTCAGGTTCAAACAGGCAAAGTCGTTAACAAGCCAAAAGCGAAGGTGCCACTTAAATTCGATCCCTCCTTCGACCCCGTATCCACGCTCAACCACTATTGCGAGGCAAATGACTTTGAGAAACCTGCGTACAACATATTCAACAAGCCGCCACACCTTCACTGTTCCGTGCGGATCGCTGGCGATGTGTACAGTAGCTATCCGCAAGAGTTCACTGATAGGGAGACTGCGTGCCAGCGCACAGCACAAATCGCCATCCAGCGTATCCAGCATGCCGAGTCCCACCTAAAGCGCTCTGCCTGCACTTTTAACGATGCGGAGTTTATCGACGGATTGTACAAGGAGCTGTTGAAATACCCACATGGCATATTGGGTCACAAGCTGGAGGATTGGTACGGCAGCACCTTCCGGCAACACCTGCCCAGTCACTGGTACGATTTGATCATCGAGTCGAATAAAATTCGCGTTGAGCACGGCATTGATCCAAGGATCATATTGTTTGCCAACGATCCTGGGTCATCGGAGCCGGTCCGCATCAGCACGAACACCCTGCCACAGCTGATACTGCCATGGCAGTCAAGCGAAGGAGGATCGCACGACTGGAACATGTTCATCAGCTACTGCGACTCCACCAAGCGAGTGTGGGCTCGAATGATCGATCAGATCGCAAACTTTGAGGAACTGACGAAGCATATGGGACGACAAATGGAGTCTCCGCTTTTCCGACAAAAAGTATGTAAGCCTCATGTTCAGGAAGTCTATCTGGTGGAGATTCCCGATGGCTGGAATCGTGTGCGTGTGATTTCCGTCGATGAGGAGAACTGTTCGTGTCGTTGTCACTTTGTGGACTTTGGCGATGTGGCAACGTTTCACTTTGAAGATTTGTTCCAGTGTCCACCACAATTCTTGGTCCTCCCGGCCCAGGCCGTGTGCCTCAGCATGTACGCCTTGGATAAGTTTGAGGATCATCCGCACGCTCAGCAGGTGTTAACGAAGGAGCTGGATGGCCAGACGGTTGTCGCCCATGTGCTCACCACCGAGAAGAAGTTCTTGGAACTGGGTGGAGCCGCTCAGGGAGTGGTGGAGAACGGTAATCGGCGGGCGTGCTTGGTGGCCACGCTGTATGATACCTCCACGGCTGAGGACATTCATTTAAACGATTTGGTTGCGAGCAGGATAACCAAGTGCACACCGGCACCATCGCTAAGTGACGAAAAGAAGATCGGCAAGACCACTCCTATTCTTGTGTCTCACATCAACGATGATGGTGATCTAATGGTGCTGCTCCGCAATGATGACTTTAAGTTTGTGGAGCGCAGTATTGCGCAAACTGTGGCTGATTTGGGCGCGCAGGACCGTGTTACTTATTCCGACCTGCTCCACGACCGCCATATTTTTGTGTGCGACGAGTCTGTCGATGGCGTGAAGCAGTGGTTCCGCGGTCGGTTGGTCACCAGACCACTCAATCCGGAGGAAGAGACTTTCGATGTCTACTACGTGGACGATGGACGGCAGCGTAAGACGCACATCTCTAATATCTACCGCCTGGAGGCCAACAACAGAGCTCTGGCTACATTCCCGCCACAGGCCATTCCTGTTCGCCTGCACGACGTTCCAGCGATCGCGGGTCAGATGCTGGGTCGCCTGCGAGGTCTGATACCATCGCGCACCGAAGCTCTG CTAAAGGTTGTGGCCAAGGATGGTGCAAAGCCTTTGGTAAACGTATTCATCCGTGAGGACCCGGAGTCCATGTACATGTGCGTGAATATAGGCCTTCGCCTGGAATTTGAGATGGCTAG CTCCATTCATCCGGAGAAGTATGATCATACGCTTCAGAGCTCCAATGTCCAGCTGCCCAGACGCGGTAGCTTCAGCTCCGTGCTCTCCAGtcagagcagcagcagcgaccTTGTCGCTACCACACCCCCGGTGACGCCACAAAAGACACCATCCGCCAGATCGGGAGCCAGCACCTTCTCGTCGCTCATGCTCAAGGATTATGAGGCTATTCCGGCTGTGGGTGCCTACTTCGAGGTGCGCGTTGCCCTCTCCATCAATCCTGGTCACTTTGCG GTTCAACCCTATAAATGCTATAACCAGCTGCAGACTTTGATGAAGGATTTACAAGAGCATTGCCAAGAACCTGCAGCCAAGGGAGTCCAGCCCTCACAACTGGCCATTGGAGAGGCCTACGCTGCTCCTGACTCCGAAGGCGTGTACCATCG CGTAAGTATTCACAAGATTTACGATGAGATTATACACGTGCGTTTCGTCGACGTGGGCGACGATGGAGTAATTGCCTGTGATCAACTGAAAACCCTAAATCCAGAGTTACGAAAGCTGCCCAAGATGGCACTGCCAGCACAACTATATG GCATACAACTGACTGATGTAGTTTGGAGCAAGGAAAACTGCGTTCGTTTCCGCCAACTGTCGCTGGGTCAGAAGTTTATTGGAATTGTGCGGCGCATGACCAAGCAAAAGGATGGCGCACGGGCGCTGTGCCTGGAGCTGGTGGATACCTCCACGCCGAAAGATATTAAGCTGCACGAGATTCTCATCAACGAGAAGCACGCACAGCCAGAAACAAAGGAAGTCTGA
- the LOC120445884 gene encoding tudor domain-containing protein 7B isoform X1, with translation MEQQEEVLMHVAKVVRALITSAKPPVDLRSIVKDYMDVEGEPMPFRRMGYSSPQELLQDTEEFNFNCYGNQVFITAKYNAKTEHIARMVRQQKSSKSKSISKPTPAAQRALSQKTNYGSNFNNNHHQNKQQNYQQPQERYCQKQPQYWQPNYFQQQQQAQQLQQQYYQQTQQQTQQQYQQQRARKDTNWNRQKEEEQRRKKELELQEQAKRNKEIKEAAERVKQAKAKQERDLKDIIEQELKAKIKQIEEEFSEQLQTIKKNQEQELNRLRKELKEQDQAQRTKEVEEQTRVEKDNRDQEAQEVTMRAAKLDQEKILVTIANNKAPAMNGHGANHVKANGQAKYNDGKPPLRAILGNSASQRQQDTSSVFHTPESTFKRPLHPRVMHPGQQRSTGVSVNHRLKVTPQSDAIAPAGAPITPPASPENAQTTAAAKAPYKEDILRVQGGQVQTGKVVNKPKAKVPLKFDPSFDPVSTLNHYCEANDFEKPAYNIFNKPPHLHCSVRIAGDVYSSYPQEFTDRETACQRTAQIAIQRIQHAESHLKRSACTFNDAEFIDGLYKELLKYPHGILGHKLEDWYGSTFRQHLPSHWYDLIIESNKIRVEHGIDPRIILFANDPGSSEPVRISTNTLPQLILPWQSSEGGSHDWNMFISYCDSTKRVWARMIDQIANFEELTKHMGRQMESPLFRQKVCKPHVQEVYLVEIPDGWNRVRVISVDEENCSCRCHFVDFGDVATFHFEDLFQCPPQFLVLPAQAVCLSMYALDKFEDHPHAQQVLTKELDGQTVVAHVLTTEKKFLELGGAAQGVVENGNRRACLVATLYDTSTAEDIHLNDLVASRITKCTPAPSLSDEKKIGKTTPILVSHINDDGDLMVLLRNDDFKFVERSIAQTVADLGAQDRVTYSDLLHDRHIFVCDESVDGVKQWFRGRLVTRPLNPEEETFDVYYVDDGRQRKTHISNIYRLEANNRALATFPPQAIPVRLHDVPAIAGQMLGRLRGLIPSRTEALLKVVAKDGAKPLVNVFIREDPESMYMCVNIGLRLEFEMASSIHPEKYDHTLQSSNVQLPRRGSFSSVLSSQSSSSDLVATTPPVTPQKTPSARSGASTFSSLMLKDYEAIPAVGAYFEVRVALSINPGHFAVQPYKCYNQLQTLMKDLQEHCQEPAAKGVQPSQLAIGEAYAAPDSEGVYHRVSIHKIYDEIIHVRFVDVGDDGVIACDQLKTLNPELRKLPKMALPAQLYGIQLTDVVWSKENCVRFRQLSLGQKFIGIVRRMTKQKDGARALCLELVDTSTPKDIKLHEILINEKHAQPETKEV, from the exons ATGGAACAGCAAGAGGAGGTCCTGATGCACGTGGCCAAGGTGGTCAGGGCACTGATCACGTCCGCAAAGCCGCCGGTCGATCTGCGGTCCATCGTTAAGGATTACATGGACGTCGAAGGTGAGCCGATGCCCTTTCGCCGGATGGGCTACTCGAGTCCCCAAGAACTGCTCCAAGATACGGAGGAGTTCAACTTTAACTGCTACGGCAATCAG GTCTTCATCACAGCGAAGTATAACGCCAAAACAGAACACATTGCGCGTATGGTACGCCAGCAGAAGTCCAGCAAGtccaaatcaatatcgaaGCCCACGCCAGCTGCCCAGCGAGCACTAAGTCAGAAGACCAACTACGGCTCTAACTTCAATAACAATCATCACCAAAATAAGCAGCAGAATTATCAGCAGCCGCAGGAACGGTATTGTCAGAAACAGCCGCAGTACTGGCAGCCCAATTacttccagcagcagcagcaggcacagCAGCTACAGCAGCAGTACTATCAACAAACCCAGCAGCAGACCCAGCAGCAGTACCAACAACAACGGGCACGTAAGGATACCAATTGGAACCGGCAGAAGGAAGAGGAGCAGCGTCGGAAAAAGGAACTTGAGCTGCAGGAGCAGGCTAAACggaataaagaaataaaggaAGCAGCTGAGCGCGTTAAGCAGGCGAAAGCCAAGCAAGAACGAGATCTAAAGGATATCATAGAACAAGAACTGAAGGCTAAGATCAAACAGATTGAAGAAGAGTTTTCAGAACAGCTGCAGACTATTAAGAAGAATCAGGAACAGGAGCTCAATAGGCTGAGAAAAGAGCTTAAGGAACAAGATCAAGCTCAAAGAACGAAGGAAGTCGAAGAACAGACGCGCGTAGAGAAAGATAACCGCGATCAGGAGGCTCAGGAGGTTACCATGCGAGCTGCAAAGTTGGATCAGGAAAAGATCCTTGTAACAATTGCCAACAACAAGGCACCAGCCATGAATGGACACGGTGCAAACCACGTTAAGGCTAACGGACAAGCCAAATACAATGACGGCAAACCTCCGCTGCGCGCAATACTAGGCAACAGTGCTTCGCAGCGCCAGCAAGATACGAGCAGCGTATTCCATACCCCTGAATCCACATTCAAACGGCCGCTTCATCCGCGAGTAATGCACCCTGGTCAGCAACGCTCCACGGGCGTCTCTGTGAATCACCGACTGAAAGTAACGCCGCAATCGGATGCAATCGCGCCAGCGGGAGCGCCCATTACTCCGCCAGCTTCGCCAGAAAATGCTCAAACAACAGCCGCTGCTAAAGCGCCGTACAAGGAAGATATCCTTCGAGTGCAAGGAGGTCAGGTTCAAACAGGCAAAGTCGTTAACAAGCCAAAAGCGAAGGTGCCACTTAAATTCGATCCCTCCTTCGACCCCGTATCCACGCTCAACCACTATTGCGAGGCAAATGACTTTGAGAAACCTGCGTACAACATATTCAACAAGCCGCCACACCTTCACTGTTCCGTGCGGATCGCTGGCGATGTGTACAGTAGCTATCCGCAAGAGTTCACTGATAGGGAGACTGCGTGCCAGCGCACAGCACAAATCGCCATCCAGCGTATCCAGCATGCCGAGTCCCACCTAAAGCGCTCTGCCTGCACTTTTAACGATGCGGAGTTTATCGACGGATTGTACAAGGAGCTGTTGAAATACCCACATGGCATATTGGGTCACAAGCTGGAGGATTGGTACGGCAGCACCTTCCGGCAACACCTGCCCAGTCACTGGTACGATTTGATCATCGAGTCGAATAAAATTCGCGTTGAGCACGGCATTGATCCAAGGATCATATTGTTTGCCAACGATCCTGGGTCATCGGAGCCGGTCCGCATCAGCACGAACACCCTGCCACAGCTGATACTGCCATGGCAGTCAAGCGAAGGAGGATCGCACGACTGGAACATGTTCATCAGCTACTGCGACTCCACCAAGCGAGTGTGGGCTCGAATGATCGATCAGATCGCAAACTTTGAGGAACTGACGAAGCATATGGGACGACAAATGGAGTCTCCGCTTTTCCGACAAAAAGTATGTAAGCCTCATGTTCAGGAAGTCTATCTGGTGGAGATTCCCGATGGCTGGAATCGTGTGCGTGTGATTTCCGTCGATGAGGAGAACTGTTCGTGTCGTTGTCACTTTGTGGACTTTGGCGATGTGGCAACGTTTCACTTTGAAGATTTGTTCCAGTGTCCACCACAATTCTTGGTCCTCCCGGCCCAGGCCGTGTGCCTCAGCATGTACGCCTTGGATAAGTTTGAGGATCATCCGCACGCTCAGCAGGTGTTAACGAAGGAGCTGGATGGCCAGACGGTTGTCGCCCATGTGCTCACCACCGAGAAGAAGTTCTTGGAACTGGGTGGAGCCGCTCAGGGAGTGGTGGAGAACGGTAATCGGCGGGCGTGCTTGGTGGCCACGCTGTATGATACCTCCACGGCTGAGGACATTCATTTAAACGATTTGGTTGCGAGCAGGATAACCAAGTGCACACCGGCACCATCGCTAAGTGACGAAAAGAAGATCGGCAAGACCACTCCTATTCTTGTGTCTCACATCAACGATGATGGTGATCTAATGGTGCTGCTCCGCAATGATGACTTTAAGTTTGTGGAGCGCAGTATTGCGCAAACTGTGGCTGATTTGGGCGCGCAGGACCGTGTTACTTATTCCGACCTGCTCCACGACCGCCATATTTTTGTGTGCGACGAGTCTGTCGATGGCGTGAAGCAGTGGTTCCGCGGTCGGTTGGTCACCAGACCACTCAATCCGGAGGAAGAGACTTTCGATGTCTACTACGTGGACGATGGACGGCAGCGTAAGACGCACATCTCTAATATCTACCGCCTGGAGGCCAACAACAGAGCTCTGGCTACATTCCCGCCACAGGCCATTCCTGTTCGCCTGCACGACGTTCCAGCGATCGCGGGTCAGATGCTGGGTCGCCTGCGAGGTCTGATACCATCGCGCACCGAAGCTCTG CTAAAGGTTGTGGCCAAGGATGGTGCAAAGCCTTTGGTAAACGTATTCATCCGTGAGGACCCGGAGTCCATGTACATGTGCGTGAATATAGGCCTTCGCCTGGAATTTGAGATGGCTAG CTCCATTCATCCGGAGAAGTATGATCATACGCTTCAGAGCTCCAATGTCCAGCTGCCCAGACGCGGTAGCTTCAGCTCCGTGCTCTCCAGtcagagcagcagcagcgaccTTGTCGCTACCACACCCCCGGTGACGCCACAAAAGACACCATCCGCCAGATCGGGAGCCAGCACCTTCTCGTCGCTCATGCTCAAGGATTATGAGGCTATTCCGGCTGTGGGTGCCTACTTCGAGGTGCGCGTTGCCCTCTCCATCAATCCTGGTCACTTTGCG GTTCAACCCTATAAATGCTATAACCAGCTGCAGACTTTGATGAAGGATTTACAAGAGCATTGCCAAGAACCTGCAGCCAAGGGAGTCCAGCCCTCACAACTGGCCATTGGAGAGGCCTACGCTGCTCCTGACTCCGAAGGCGTGTACCATCG CGTAAGTATTCACAAGATTTACGATGAGATTATACACGTGCGTTTCGTCGACGTGGGCGACGATGGAGTAATTGCCTGTGATCAACTGAAAACCCTAAATCCAGAGTTACGAAAGCTGCCCAAGATGGCACTGCCAGCACAACTATATG GCATACAACTGACTGATGTAGTTTGGAGCAAGGAAAACTGCGTTCGTTTCCGCCAACTGTCGCTGGGTCAGAAGTTTATTGGAATTGTGCGGCGCATGACCAAGCAAAAGGATGGCGCACGGGCGCTGTGCCTGGAGCTGGTGGATACCTCCACGCCGAAAGATATTAAGCTGCACGAGATTCTCATCAACGAGAAGCACGCACAGCCAGAAACAAAGGAAGTCTGA
- the LOC120445884 gene encoding uncharacterized protein LOC120445884 isoform X4, with product MEQQEEVLMHVAKVVRALITSAKPPVDLRSIVKDYMDVEGEPMPFRRMGYSSPQELLQDTEEFNFNCYGNQVFITAKYNAKTEHIARMVRQQKSSKSKSISKPTPAAQRALSQKTNYGSNFNNNHHQNKQQNYQQPQERYCQKQPQYWQPNYFQQQQQAQQLQQQYYQQTQQQTQQQYQQQRARKDTNWNRQKEEEQRRKKELELQEQAKRNKEIKEAAERVKQAKAKQERDLKDIIEQELKAKIKQIEEEFSEQLQTIKKNQEQELNRLRKELKEQDQAQRTKEVEEQTRVEKDNRDQEAQEVTMRAAKLDQEKILVTIANNKAPAMNGHGANHVKANGQAKYNDGKPPLRAILGNSASQRQQDTSSVFHTPESTFKRPLHPRVMHPGQQRSTGVSVNHRLKVTPQSDAIAPAGAPITPPASPENAQTTAAAKAPYKEDILRVQGGQVQTGKVVNKPKAKVPLKFDPSFDPVSTLNHYCEANDFEKPAYNIFNKPPHLHCSVRIAGDVYSSYPQEFTDRETACQRTAQIAIQRIQHAESHLKRSACTFNDAEFIDGLYKELLKYPHGILGHKLEDWYGSTFRQHLPSHWYDLIIESNKIRVEHGIDPRIILFANDPGSSEPVRISTNTLPQLILPWQSSEGGSHDWNMFISYCDSTKRVWARMIDQIANFEELTKHMGRQMESPLFRQKVCKPHVQEVYLVEIPDGWNRVRVISVDEENCSCRCHFVDFGDVATFHFEDLFQCPPQFLVLPAQAVCLSMYALDKFEDHPHAQQVLTKELDGQTVVAHVLTTEKKFLELGGAAQGVVENGNRRACLVATLYDTSTAEDIHLNDLVASRITKCTPAPSLSDEKKIGKTTPILVSHINDDGDLMVLLRNDDFKFVERSIAQTVADLGAQDRVTYSDLLHDRHIFVCDESVDGVKQWFRGRLVTRPLNPEEETFDVYYVDDGRQRKTHISNIYRLEANNRALATFPPQAIPVRLHDVPAIAGQMLGRLRGLIPSRTEALLKVVAKDGAKPLVNVFIREDPESMYMCVNIGLRLEFEMASASINWN from the exons ATGGAACAGCAAGAGGAGGTCCTGATGCACGTGGCCAAGGTGGTCAGGGCACTGATCACGTCCGCAAAGCCGCCGGTCGATCTGCGGTCCATCGTTAAGGATTACATGGACGTCGAAGGTGAGCCGATGCCCTTTCGCCGGATGGGCTACTCGAGTCCCCAAGAACTGCTCCAAGATACGGAGGAGTTCAACTTTAACTGCTACGGCAATCAG GTCTTCATCACAGCGAAGTATAACGCCAAAACAGAACACATTGCGCGTATGGTACGCCAGCAGAAGTCCAGCAAGtccaaatcaatatcgaaGCCCACGCCAGCTGCCCAGCGAGCACTAAGTCAGAAGACCAACTACGGCTCTAACTTCAATAACAATCATCACCAAAATAAGCAGCAGAATTATCAGCAGCCGCAGGAACGGTATTGTCAGAAACAGCCGCAGTACTGGCAGCCCAATTacttccagcagcagcagcaggcacagCAGCTACAGCAGCAGTACTATCAACAAACCCAGCAGCAGACCCAGCAGCAGTACCAACAACAACGGGCACGTAAGGATACCAATTGGAACCGGCAGAAGGAAGAGGAGCAGCGTCGGAAAAAGGAACTTGAGCTGCAGGAGCAGGCTAAACggaataaagaaataaaggaAGCAGCTGAGCGCGTTAAGCAGGCGAAAGCCAAGCAAGAACGAGATCTAAAGGATATCATAGAACAAGAACTGAAGGCTAAGATCAAACAGATTGAAGAAGAGTTTTCAGAACAGCTGCAGACTATTAAGAAGAATCAGGAACAGGAGCTCAATAGGCTGAGAAAAGAGCTTAAGGAACAAGATCAAGCTCAAAGAACGAAGGAAGTCGAAGAACAGACGCGCGTAGAGAAAGATAACCGCGATCAGGAGGCTCAGGAGGTTACCATGCGAGCTGCAAAGTTGGATCAGGAAAAGATCCTTGTAACAATTGCCAACAACAAGGCACCAGCCATGAATGGACACGGTGCAAACCACGTTAAGGCTAACGGACAAGCCAAATACAATGACGGCAAACCTCCGCTGCGCGCAATACTAGGCAACAGTGCTTCGCAGCGCCAGCAAGATACGAGCAGCGTATTCCATACCCCTGAATCCACATTCAAACGGCCGCTTCATCCGCGAGTAATGCACCCTGGTCAGCAACGCTCCACGGGCGTCTCTGTGAATCACCGACTGAAAGTAACGCCGCAATCGGATGCAATCGCGCCAGCGGGAGCGCCCATTACTCCGCCAGCTTCGCCAGAAAATGCTCAAACAACAGCCGCTGCTAAAGCGCCGTACAAGGAAGATATCCTTCGAGTGCAAGGAGGTCAGGTTCAAACAGGCAAAGTCGTTAACAAGCCAAAAGCGAAGGTGCCACTTAAATTCGATCCCTCCTTCGACCCCGTATCCACGCTCAACCACTATTGCGAGGCAAATGACTTTGAGAAACCTGCGTACAACATATTCAACAAGCCGCCACACCTTCACTGTTCCGTGCGGATCGCTGGCGATGTGTACAGTAGCTATCCGCAAGAGTTCACTGATAGGGAGACTGCGTGCCAGCGCACAGCACAAATCGCCATCCAGCGTATCCAGCATGCCGAGTCCCACCTAAAGCGCTCTGCCTGCACTTTTAACGATGCGGAGTTTATCGACGGATTGTACAAGGAGCTGTTGAAATACCCACATGGCATATTGGGTCACAAGCTGGAGGATTGGTACGGCAGCACCTTCCGGCAACACCTGCCCAGTCACTGGTACGATTTGATCATCGAGTCGAATAAAATTCGCGTTGAGCACGGCATTGATCCAAGGATCATATTGTTTGCCAACGATCCTGGGTCATCGGAGCCGGTCCGCATCAGCACGAACACCCTGCCACAGCTGATACTGCCATGGCAGTCAAGCGAAGGAGGATCGCACGACTGGAACATGTTCATCAGCTACTGCGACTCCACCAAGCGAGTGTGGGCTCGAATGATCGATCAGATCGCAAACTTTGAGGAACTGACGAAGCATATGGGACGACAAATGGAGTCTCCGCTTTTCCGACAAAAAGTATGTAAGCCTCATGTTCAGGAAGTCTATCTGGTGGAGATTCCCGATGGCTGGAATCGTGTGCGTGTGATTTCCGTCGATGAGGAGAACTGTTCGTGTCGTTGTCACTTTGTGGACTTTGGCGATGTGGCAACGTTTCACTTTGAAGATTTGTTCCAGTGTCCACCACAATTCTTGGTCCTCCCGGCCCAGGCCGTGTGCCTCAGCATGTACGCCTTGGATAAGTTTGAGGATCATCCGCACGCTCAGCAGGTGTTAACGAAGGAGCTGGATGGCCAGACGGTTGTCGCCCATGTGCTCACCACCGAGAAGAAGTTCTTGGAACTGGGTGGAGCCGCTCAGGGAGTGGTGGAGAACGGTAATCGGCGGGCGTGCTTGGTGGCCACGCTGTATGATACCTCCACGGCTGAGGACATTCATTTAAACGATTTGGTTGCGAGCAGGATAACCAAGTGCACACCGGCACCATCGCTAAGTGACGAAAAGAAGATCGGCAAGACCACTCCTATTCTTGTGTCTCACATCAACGATGATGGTGATCTAATGGTGCTGCTCCGCAATGATGACTTTAAGTTTGTGGAGCGCAGTATTGCGCAAACTGTGGCTGATTTGGGCGCGCAGGACCGTGTTACTTATTCCGACCTGCTCCACGACCGCCATATTTTTGTGTGCGACGAGTCTGTCGATGGCGTGAAGCAGTGGTTCCGCGGTCGGTTGGTCACCAGACCACTCAATCCGGAGGAAGAGACTTTCGATGTCTACTACGTGGACGATGGACGGCAGCGTAAGACGCACATCTCTAATATCTACCGCCTGGAGGCCAACAACAGAGCTCTGGCTACATTCCCGCCACAGGCCATTCCTGTTCGCCTGCACGACGTTCCAGCGATCGCGGGTCAGATGCTGGGTCGCCTGCGAGGTCTGATACCATCGCGCACCGAAGCTCTG CTAAAGGTTGTGGCCAAGGATGGTGCAAAGCCTTTGGTAAACGTATTCATCCGTGAGGACCCGGAGTCCATGTACATGTGCGTGAATATAGGCCTTCGCCTGGAATTTGAGATGGCTAG TGCTTCAATAAACTGGAACTGA